From Camelus ferus isolate YT-003-E chromosome 18, BCGSAC_Cfer_1.0, whole genome shotgun sequence, one genomic window encodes:
- the CGAS gene encoding cyclic GMP-AMP synthase isoform X2 — translation MAPPREKATRTASVAGAVVPMVSARSAQGVPIESSGPPEATRAPARRSGRPGEKPRGRAPPSRAEDQAEGAAAPTREGEPPAAPGPPLPSSGSHRQGSVRATRERRPQPSPVEVPGPTESRGPLVPNPGRGLREAAPGAWKLRAVLEQLRLSRREISAAVEVVNRVVDHLLRKLQQGCESEFRGVGLLRTGSYYERVKVSAPNEFDVMFKLEVPRIELQEYANSGTHYFVKFKRNPKGDPLNQFLEGEILSASKMLSKFRAVIKEEIKNIEDTDVIVERKKKGSPAVTLLMRKPMEISVDITLALESKGSWPASTLNGLPINRWLGVKVRNDMRRRPFYLVPKHAREGSGFQEETWRLSFSHVEKDLLKNHGQAKTCCETDGVKCCRKDCLKLMKYLLEQLKKKFGKRKELTKFCSYHVKTAFFHVCTQDPCDSQWLSGDLELCFDKCVTYFLQCLRTEQLQHYFIPTVNLFAPDQIDKASKEFLSKQIEDQRNNGFPVFGAF, via the exons ATGGCCCCGCCGCGCGAGAAGGCGACAAGGACAGCTTCGGTGGCGGGAGCCGTCGTCCCCATGGTCTCGGCGCGGAGCGCGCAGGGCGTCCCGATTGAGTCCAGCGGGCCCCCCGAGGCCACCCGGGCCCCCGCGCGGAGGAGCGGCCGCCCCGGGGAGAAGCCACGGGGACGCGCGCCACCTTCTCGCGCCGAGGACCAGGCGGAGGGCGCTGCGGCTCCGACCAGAGAGGGAGAACCCCCCGCAGCCCCGGGGCCGCCCCTTCCCAGCTCCGGATCTCACCGCCAGGGGAGTGTGCGCGCCACCCGGGAGCGCAGACCGCAGCCCTCGCCCGTGGAGGTCCCCGGTCCCACCGAGAGCCGCGGCCCGCTGGTCCCGAACCCCGGTCGCGGGCTGAGGGAGGCGGCGCCCGGCGCCTGGAAGCTCCGGGCCGTGCTGGAGCAGCTGAGGCTGAGCCGCCGGGAGATCTCGGCGGCGGTGGAGGTGGTGAACCGGGTGGTGGACCACCTGCTGCGGAAACTGCAGCAGGGATGCGAGTCCGAGTTCAGGGGCGTGGGGCTGCTGCGCACCGGGAGCTACTACGAGCGCGTGAAG GTTTCTGCTCCTAATGAATTTGATGTTATGTTCAAACTGGAGGTCCCCAGAATTGAGCTACAAGAATATGCCAACAGTGGTACTCATTACTTTGTGAAGTTCAAAAGAAATCCCAAAGGAGATCCTCTGAATCAGTTTTTAGAAGGGGAAATATTATCAGCTTCTAAGATGCTGTCCAAGTTCAGGGCAGTcattaaggaagaaattaaaaatattgaag ACACAGATGTCAttgtggagaggaagaaaaaagggagcCCAGCTGTGACACTTCTGATGAGAAAACCTATGGAAATATCTGTGGATATAACCCTGGCTCTGGAGTCCAAAGGCAGCTGGCCCGCCAGCACCCTCAACGGCCTGCCCATCAATAGGTGGCTTGGAGTAAAAGTCAGGAACGATATGAGACGAAGGCCTTTTTACCTGGTCCCCAAGCATGCCAGGGAAGGAAGTGGGTTTCAAG aaGAGACGTGGAGGTTGTCCTTCTCGCACGTTGAAAAGGACCTTTTGAAAAACCATGGGCAAGCTAAAACATGCTGTGAAACTGATGGAGTGAAATGTTGCAG GAAAGACTGTTTGAAGCTAATGAAATATCTTTTAGAACAACTGAAGAAAAAGTTTGGAAAGCGAAAGGAGCTGACTAAGTTCTGTTCTTACCACGTGAAAACCGCCTTCTTTCACGTCTGTACCCAGGACCCATGTGACAGTCAGTGGCTCTCTGGGGACCTGGAGCTCTGCTTTGATAAATGCGTGACATACTTTCTTCAGTGCCTCAGGACAGAACAGCTTCAGCACTATTTCATTCCCACAGTCAATCTGTTCGCTCCAGACCAAATTGACAAAGCAAGTAAAGAATTTCTATCAAAGCAAATTGAAGATCAAAGAAACAATGGATTTCCAGTTTTCGGTGcattttga
- the CGAS gene encoding cyclic GMP-AMP synthase isoform X1: protein MAPPREKATRTASVAGAVVPMVSARSAQGVPIESSGPPEATRAPARRSGRPGEKPRGRAPPSRAEDQAEGAAAPTREGEPPAAPGPPLPSSGSHRQGSVRATRERRPQPSPVEVPGPTESRGPLVPNPGRGLREAAPGAWKLRAVLEQLRLSRREISAAVEVVNRVVDHLLRKLQQGCESEFRGVGLLRTGSYYERVKVSAPNEFDVMFKLEVPRIELQEYANSGTHYFVKFKRNPKGDPLNQFLEGEILSASKMLSKFRAVIKEEIKNIEADTDVIVERKKKGSPAVTLLMRKPMEISVDITLALESKGSWPASTLNGLPINRWLGVKVRNDMRRRPFYLVPKHAREGSGFQEETWRLSFSHVEKDLLKNHGQAKTCCETDGVKCCRKDCLKLMKYLLEQLKKKFGKRKELTKFCSYHVKTAFFHVCTQDPCDSQWLSGDLELCFDKCVTYFLQCLRTEQLQHYFIPTVNLFAPDQIDKASKEFLSKQIEDQRNNGFPVFGAF from the exons ATGGCCCCGCCGCGCGAGAAGGCGACAAGGACAGCTTCGGTGGCGGGAGCCGTCGTCCCCATGGTCTCGGCGCGGAGCGCGCAGGGCGTCCCGATTGAGTCCAGCGGGCCCCCCGAGGCCACCCGGGCCCCCGCGCGGAGGAGCGGCCGCCCCGGGGAGAAGCCACGGGGACGCGCGCCACCTTCTCGCGCCGAGGACCAGGCGGAGGGCGCTGCGGCTCCGACCAGAGAGGGAGAACCCCCCGCAGCCCCGGGGCCGCCCCTTCCCAGCTCCGGATCTCACCGCCAGGGGAGTGTGCGCGCCACCCGGGAGCGCAGACCGCAGCCCTCGCCCGTGGAGGTCCCCGGTCCCACCGAGAGCCGCGGCCCGCTGGTCCCGAACCCCGGTCGCGGGCTGAGGGAGGCGGCGCCCGGCGCCTGGAAGCTCCGGGCCGTGCTGGAGCAGCTGAGGCTGAGCCGCCGGGAGATCTCGGCGGCGGTGGAGGTGGTGAACCGGGTGGTGGACCACCTGCTGCGGAAACTGCAGCAGGGATGCGAGTCCGAGTTCAGGGGCGTGGGGCTGCTGCGCACCGGGAGCTACTACGAGCGCGTGAAG GTTTCTGCTCCTAATGAATTTGATGTTATGTTCAAACTGGAGGTCCCCAGAATTGAGCTACAAGAATATGCCAACAGTGGTACTCATTACTTTGTGAAGTTCAAAAGAAATCCCAAAGGAGATCCTCTGAATCAGTTTTTAGAAGGGGAAATATTATCAGCTTCTAAGATGCTGTCCAAGTTCAGGGCAGTcattaaggaagaaattaaaaatattgaag CAGACACAGATGTCAttgtggagaggaagaaaaaagggagcCCAGCTGTGACACTTCTGATGAGAAAACCTATGGAAATATCTGTGGATATAACCCTGGCTCTGGAGTCCAAAGGCAGCTGGCCCGCCAGCACCCTCAACGGCCTGCCCATCAATAGGTGGCTTGGAGTAAAAGTCAGGAACGATATGAGACGAAGGCCTTTTTACCTGGTCCCCAAGCATGCCAGGGAAGGAAGTGGGTTTCAAG aaGAGACGTGGAGGTTGTCCTTCTCGCACGTTGAAAAGGACCTTTTGAAAAACCATGGGCAAGCTAAAACATGCTGTGAAACTGATGGAGTGAAATGTTGCAG GAAAGACTGTTTGAAGCTAATGAAATATCTTTTAGAACAACTGAAGAAAAAGTTTGGAAAGCGAAAGGAGCTGACTAAGTTCTGTTCTTACCACGTGAAAACCGCCTTCTTTCACGTCTGTACCCAGGACCCATGTGACAGTCAGTGGCTCTCTGGGGACCTGGAGCTCTGCTTTGATAAATGCGTGACATACTTTCTTCAGTGCCTCAGGACAGAACAGCTTCAGCACTATTTCATTCCCACAGTCAATCTGTTCGCTCCAGACCAAATTGACAAAGCAAGTAAAGAATTTCTATCAAAGCAAATTGAAGATCAAAGAAACAATGGATTTCCAGTTTTCGGTGcattttga
- the CGAS gene encoding cyclic GMP-AMP synthase isoform X3: MAPPREKATRTASVAGAVVPMVSARSAQGVPIESSGPPEATRAPARRSGRPGEKPRGRAPPSRAEDQAEGAAAPTREGEPPAAPGPPLPSSGSHRQGSVRATRERRPQPSPVEVPGPTESRGPLVPNPGRGLREAAPGAWKLRAVLEQLRLSRREISAAVEVVNRVVDHLLRKLQQGCESEFRGVGLLRTGSYYERVKVSAPNEFDVMFKLEVPRIELQEYANSGTHYFVKFKRNPKGDPLNQFLEGEILSASKMLSKFRAVIKEEIKNIEADTDVIVERKKKGSPAVTLLMRKPMEISVDITLALESKGSWPASTLNGLPINRWLGVKVRNDMRRRPFYLVPKHAREGSGFQEETWRLSFSHVEKDLLKNHGQAKTCCETDGVKCCSLFNHLLCLNILREKLDIWRVWGTMYGK, from the exons ATGGCCCCGCCGCGCGAGAAGGCGACAAGGACAGCTTCGGTGGCGGGAGCCGTCGTCCCCATGGTCTCGGCGCGGAGCGCGCAGGGCGTCCCGATTGAGTCCAGCGGGCCCCCCGAGGCCACCCGGGCCCCCGCGCGGAGGAGCGGCCGCCCCGGGGAGAAGCCACGGGGACGCGCGCCACCTTCTCGCGCCGAGGACCAGGCGGAGGGCGCTGCGGCTCCGACCAGAGAGGGAGAACCCCCCGCAGCCCCGGGGCCGCCCCTTCCCAGCTCCGGATCTCACCGCCAGGGGAGTGTGCGCGCCACCCGGGAGCGCAGACCGCAGCCCTCGCCCGTGGAGGTCCCCGGTCCCACCGAGAGCCGCGGCCCGCTGGTCCCGAACCCCGGTCGCGGGCTGAGGGAGGCGGCGCCCGGCGCCTGGAAGCTCCGGGCCGTGCTGGAGCAGCTGAGGCTGAGCCGCCGGGAGATCTCGGCGGCGGTGGAGGTGGTGAACCGGGTGGTGGACCACCTGCTGCGGAAACTGCAGCAGGGATGCGAGTCCGAGTTCAGGGGCGTGGGGCTGCTGCGCACCGGGAGCTACTACGAGCGCGTGAAG GTTTCTGCTCCTAATGAATTTGATGTTATGTTCAAACTGGAGGTCCCCAGAATTGAGCTACAAGAATATGCCAACAGTGGTACTCATTACTTTGTGAAGTTCAAAAGAAATCCCAAAGGAGATCCTCTGAATCAGTTTTTAGAAGGGGAAATATTATCAGCTTCTAAGATGCTGTCCAAGTTCAGGGCAGTcattaaggaagaaattaaaaatattgaag CAGACACAGATGTCAttgtggagaggaagaaaaaagggagcCCAGCTGTGACACTTCTGATGAGAAAACCTATGGAAATATCTGTGGATATAACCCTGGCTCTGGAGTCCAAAGGCAGCTGGCCCGCCAGCACCCTCAACGGCCTGCCCATCAATAGGTGGCTTGGAGTAAAAGTCAGGAACGATATGAGACGAAGGCCTTTTTACCTGGTCCCCAAGCATGCCAGGGAAGGAAGTGGGTTTCAAG aaGAGACGTGGAGGTTGTCCTTCTCGCACGTTGAAAAGGACCTTTTGAAAAACCATGGGCAAGCTAAAACATGCTGTGAAACTGATGGAGTGAAATGTTGCAG CTTGTTTAACCACCTATTGTGTTTGaacattctgagagaaaagttggACATTTGGAGAGTCTGGGGGACAATGTATGGTAAGTAA